GACTTGCTGCTCGCGCTCTCCCGCAGCGACGAAACCAACATCGTCGCCTGCAAAGTTGCCGCCGATCTGTTCAACATCCCCGGCCGCATCGCGCGCGTCCGTTCCAGCGAATACCTCGAATACCTCAGCCCCAAGCTCGAAAACAACGAAAACGGCAGCCTTTCCATATTCGGCATAACCGAAACCATCAGCCCCGAACAGCTCGTTACCGAACAGCTTGCCGGTCTGATAGACTGCCCGGGCGCATTGCAGGTTTTACGTTTTGCAGACGACCGCGTGCGAATGGTCATCATACAGGCGCGGCGCGGCGGGCTGCTCGTCAACCGCGAAATCGCCGACATCGCCCAAGATTTGCCCGACGGGGCCGACTGCCAAATCTGCGCCGTTTACCGCAACAACCGCCTCATCGTCCCCACGCCGCAAACCGTCATCATCGAAGGCGACGAAATCCTGTTTGCCGCCGCCGCCGAAAACATCGGCGCGGTCATACCCGAATTGCGCCCCAAAGAAACCAGCACCCGCCGCATTATGATTGCCGGCGGCGGCAACATCGGCTACCGCCTCGCCAAGCAGCTCGAACACGCATACAACGTCAAAATCATCGAATGCCGGCCGCGCCGCGCCGAATGGATAGCCGAAAACCTCGACAACACCCTCGTCCTGCAAGGTTCGGCAACCGACGAAACCCTGCTCGACAACGAATACATCGACGAAATCGACGTATTCTGCGCCCTGACCAACGACGACGAAAGCAACATTATGTCCGCCCTTTTGGCGAAAAACCTCGGCGCGAAGCGCGTTATCGGCATCGTCAACCGCTCAAGCTACGTCGATTTGCTCGAAGGTAACAAAATCGACATCGTCGTTTCCCCCCACCTCATCACCATCGGCTCGATACTCGCCCACATCCGGCGCGGCGACATCGTTGCCGTCCACCCCATCCGGCGCGGCACGGCGGAAGCCATCGAAGTCGTCGCACACGGCGACAAAAAAACTTCCGCCATCATCGGCAGGCGCATCAGCGGCATCAAATGGCCCGAAGGCTGCCACATTGCCGCCGTCGTCCGCGCCGAAACCGGCGAAACCATTATGGGACACCATACCGAAACCGTCATCCAAGACGGCGACCACATCATCTTTTTCGTCTCGCGCCGGCGCATCCTGAACGAACTGGAAAAACTCATCCAAGTCAAAATGGGCTTTTTCGGATAAACCGCCCCATTCCGGACACATTGCCGCCAAGCGGTATGGAAGCAGAAATAATGGCAGGGCGGGCTTCAGAAACAATGGTAGGGTGAGCTTCAAAAACAATGGTAGGGTGGGCTTCAGCCCACCGCTTCAGACGGCATCCGCCCTCCCCGTCATTCCCGCGTAAGCGGGAATCCAAACCATTGGGCAACAGCAATATTCAAAGATTATCTGAAAGTCCGAGATTCTAGATTCCCGTTTTCACGGGAATGACGAAAAGTGGCGGGAATGACGAGGTTTCAGACGGCATCAAATGCCTTGTCAGGCTTCAGACGGCATCGTCCACCCTCCACCGTCATTCCCGCGCAGGCGGGAATCCGGTTTGTTCGGTTTCAGTTGTTTTTGGGTTTCGGGTAATTTCCAAATCGTCATTCCCGCGCAGGCGGGAATCCAGACCTTGGGGTAGCGGCAATATTCAAAGGTTATCTGAAGATTTAGAGATTCTAGATTCCCGTTTTCACGGGAATGACGAAAAGTGGCGGGAATCCAGACCGTCGGGTAGCAGCAATATTCAAAAACCCGTCATTCCCGCGCAGGCGGGAATCCAGACCTTAGAACAACGGCAATATTCAAAGGTTAGCTGAAAATTTAGAGATTCTAGATTCCCGTTTTCACGGGAATGACGAAAAGTGGCGGGAATCCAGACCATTGGGCAGCGGCAATATTCAAAGGTTATAAAAAACCCGTCATTCCCGCGCAGGCGGGAATCCAGACCTTGGGACAGCGGCAATATTCAAAGGTTAGCTGAAACTTTAGAGATTCTAGATTCCCGCTTTCGCGGGAATGACGAAGAGTTGCGGGAATAATGGAAAGCTATGGGAATAACGAAGGGTTAAAGTAATCACGGGATGGTGTTCGCGGGAATATAAATTTAAATAATTCAAAAGGGTATCATATGCAGCCTGCGGTTTATATTTTAGCAAACCAACGTAATGGCACGTTATACATTGGCGTTACATCTGATTTGGTGCAACGTATTTACCAACATAGGGAGCATTTGATTGAGGGATTTACATCACGGTACAACGTTACTATGCTGGTTTGGTATGAACTGCATCCTACGATGGAGAGTGCAATTACTCGGGAAAAACAGTTGAAGAAATGGAACAGGGCTTGGAAATTGCAACTGATTGAAGAAAATAATGTTTCTTGGCGGGATTTATGGTTTGATATTATTTAGCCCGTCATTCCCGCGCAGGCGGGAATCTAGACCTTCGGGCGACGGCAATATTCAAAGATTATCTGAAAATTTAGAGATTCTAGATTCCCGTTTTCACGGGAATCCGGCCCTTGGGATAGCAGCAATATTCAAAGGTTATAAAAGACCCGTCATTCCCGCGCAGGCGGGAATCCAGACCATTGGACAGCGGCAATATTCAAAAATTATCTGAAAGTTTGAGGTTCTGGATTCCCGTTTTCACGGGAATGACGAAAAGTGGCGGGAATGACGGGAATGGCGAAGTTTCAGACGGCATCATCCACCCTTCGCGCCGTCATTCCCGCGCAGGCGGGAATCCAAACCATTGGGCAGCAGCAGCCTTAAAGGTTATAAAAGACTCGTCATTCCCACGAAAGTGGGAATCCAGACCTGTCGGCACGGAAACTTATCGGATAAAACGGTTTCTTCAACCCTACGCTCTAGATTCCCGTTTTCACGGGAATGACGAAGGGTGCGGGAATGACGAGGTTTCAGACGGCATCAAATGCCTTACGGCATCGTCCCCCACCGTCATTCCCGCGCAGGCGGGAATCTAGACCTTCGGGCGACGGCAATATTCAAAGATTATCTGAAAGTTTGAGATTCTAGATTCCCGTTTTCACGGGAATGACGAAAAGTGGCGGGAATGACGAAGTTTCAGACGGCATCGTCCCCCACCGTCATTCCCGCGCAGGCGGGAATCCAGACCTTGGGGTAGCGGCAATATTCAAAGGTTGTCTGCAAATTTAGAGGTTCCAGATTCCCGCTTTCGCGGGAATGACGAAAAGTGGCGGGAACCCAGACCGTCGGGTAGCAGCAATATTCAAAGGTTATAAAAGACCCGTCATTCCCGCGCAGGCGGGAATCCAGACCTTAGAACAACGGCAATATTCAAAGGTTAGCTGAAAATTTAGAGATTCTAGATTCCCGTTTTCACGGGAATGACGAAAAGTGGCGGGAATCCAGACCGTCGGGTAGCAGCAATATTCAAAAACCCGTCATTCCCGCGCAGGCGGGAATCTAGACCTTCGGGCGACGGCAATATTCAAAGATTATCTGAAAGTTTGAGATTCTAGATTCCCGTTTTCACGGGAATGACGAAAAGTGGCGGGAATCCAGACCGTCGGGTAGCAGCAATATTCAAAAACCCGTCATTCCCGCGCAGGCGGGAATCCAGACCTTGGAGCGGAGGAAATATTCAAAGGTTGGCTGAAGCTTTAGAGATTCTAGATTCCCGTTTTCACGGGAATGACGAAGTTTCAGACGGCATCGTCCACCGCCGTCATTCCCATCTCGGACTGTCGGACAGCGGCAGTTTTTAAAGGTTATAAAAGCCCCGTCATTCCCGCGCAGGCGGGAATCCAGACCTTAGAACAACAGCAATATTCAAAGGTTAGCTGAAGCTTTAGAGATTCTAGATTCCCGCTTTCGCGGGAATGACGAAAAGTGGCGGGAATCCAGACCTTGGGATAGCGGCAATATTCAAAAACCCGTCATTCCCGCGCAGGCGGGAATCCAGACCATTGGATAGCGGCAATATTCAAAGATTATCT
Above is a window of Neisseria sp. Marseille-Q6792 DNA encoding:
- the trkA gene encoding Trk system potassium transporter TrkA produces the protein MKILILGNGQVGSTVAQNLAAIPNNDVTVIDIDEKALQETGSRLDVQTVFGNGASPFTLERAGAEDADLLLALSRSDETNIVACKVAADLFNIPGRIARVRSSEYLEYLSPKLENNENGSLSIFGITETISPEQLVTEQLAGLIDCPGALQVLRFADDRVRMVIIQARRGGLLVNREIADIAQDLPDGADCQICAVYRNNRLIVPTPQTVIIEGDEILFAAAAENIGAVIPELRPKETSTRRIMIAGGGNIGYRLAKQLEHAYNVKIIECRPRRAEWIAENLDNTLVLQGSATDETLLDNEYIDEIDVFCALTNDDESNIMSALLAKNLGAKRVIGIVNRSSYVDLLEGNKIDIVVSPHLITIGSILAHIRRGDIVAVHPIRRGTAEAIEVVAHGDKKTSAIIGRRISGIKWPEGCHIAAVVRAETGETIMGHHTETVIQDGDHIIFFVSRRRILNELEKLIQVKMGFFG
- a CDS encoding GIY-YIG nuclease family protein, which gives rise to MQPAVYILANQRNGTLYIGVTSDLVQRIYQHREHLIEGFTSRYNVTMLVWYELHPTMESAITREKQLKKWNRAWKLQLIEENNVSWRDLWFDII